From Lycium ferocissimum isolate CSIRO_LF1 chromosome 12, AGI_CSIRO_Lferr_CH_V1, whole genome shotgun sequence, one genomic window encodes:
- the LOC132041225 gene encoding CBL-interacting serine/threonine-protein kinase 6 produces MAPEERCAALHGKYELGRLLGHGTFAKVYYARNVQNGKNVAMKVVGKEKVIKVGMMEQIKREISVMKMVKNPNIVELHEVMASKTKIYFAMEFVKGGELFAKIAKGRLREDVARGYFQQLISAIDFCHSRGVYHRDLKPENLLLDEEGNLKVTDFGLSAFTDHLRQDGLLHTTCGTPAYVAPEVIGKKGYDGAKADIWSCGVILYVLLAGFLPFQDENIMAMYKKIYRGDFKCPPWFSSEARRLITKMLDPNPNSRITTSKIMDSTWFKKSVPKTLRTKEDEEFITISDHNCKGTKEVETLNAFHIISLSEGFDLSPLFEEKKKEEKEQMIFATTRPASSVIEKLEEVAKISNFSVKKSDGCVRLQGQESGRKGKLGINADIFAVTNSFLVVEVKKSSGDTLEYNQFCSKELRPALKDIVWTSATTEKNSTLA; encoded by the coding sequence atGGCACCTGAGGAGAGATGTGCAGCTTTGCATGGGAAATACGAACTAGGACGTCTTTTAGGTCATGGTACATTCGCGAAAGTTTACTATGCACGTAACGTGCAAAATGGCAAAAACGTTGCTATGAAAGTGGTAGGCAAAGAAAAGGTGATTAAAGTCGGTATGATGGAGCAAATCAAACGTGAAATCTCCGTTATGAAGATGGTGAAAAATCCGAATATAGTCGAGCTCCACGAAGTCATGGCAAGTAAAACAAAGATTTACTTCGCCATGGAGTTCGTTAAAGGAGGCGAGCTTTTCGCGAAAATCGCGAAAGGCAGGTTAAGAGAGGATGTGGCTAGAGGCTATTTTCAGCAATTAATCTCAGCCATTGATTTCTGTCATAGCCGTGGGGTTTATCATAGAGATTTAAAGCCTGAAAATTTGTTGTTAGATGAAGAAGGGAATCTTAAGGTAACTGATTTTGGGCTGAGTGCATTTACCGACCATTTAAGACAAGATGGCTTGTTGCATACAACATGTGGTACCCCTGCTTATGTTGCTCCTGAAGTTATAGGTAAAAAAGGCTATGATGGTGCAAAAGCTGATATTTGGTCATGTGGTGTAATTCTTTATGTGTTACTAGCCGGTTTTTTGCCATTCCAAGATGAAAATATCATGGCtatgtataaaaaaatttacCGGGGTGATTTCAAATGCCCACCTTGGTTTTCATCAGAAGCAAGGAGATTGATCACAAAGATGTTGGATCCGAACCCGAATTCAAGAATCACCACGTCGAAAATCATGGATTCGACGTGGTTCAAGAAATCCGTGCCAAAAACCCTAAGGACAAAAGAGGATGAAGAATTTATCACGATAAGTGATCACAATTGTAAGGGTACTAAGGAAGTTGAGACGTTAAACGCGTTTCACATAATTTcgttatctgaagggttcgaTTTGTCACCCTTATtcgaggagaagaagaaggaggagaaggaaCAGATGATATTCGCAACTACTAGGCCAGCTAGTAGTGTGATTGAGAAATTAGAAGAAGTGGCGAAAATTTCGAATTTTAGTGTGAAAAAAAGTGATGGTTGTGTTAGGTTGCAAGGTCAAGAGAGTGGTAGGAAGGGTAAATTGGGAATTAATGCTGATATTTTTGCTGTGacaaattcatttttggttGTGGAAGTGAAAAAATCTAGTGGTGATACCTTGGAGTACAACCAATTCTGCAGCAAAGAGCTTAGACCTGCACTTAAGGACATTGTTTGGACTTCAGCAACAACAGAGAAGAATTCTACACTTGCTTGA